In Nonomuraea sp. NBC_00507, the following are encoded in one genomic region:
- a CDS encoding RNA polymerase sigma factor: MAETTWSDERLVAAARRGDVESIEALVAGAHPHVQRFARSLCATPEDAEDAAQEALIVLYRKIGTLRASGALVSWMFRIIRNECIRRARLMMRPPKPPFTEATAVPSAEDEVFERLEAARVAAAIAALPADQRQVLIMRDVQGLSGRMVAERLGLSIAAMKSRLHRARAAVQRTLSDPAPGDLDAAF; this comes from the coding sequence GTGGCTGAGACGACGTGGTCGGACGAGCGGCTGGTCGCCGCCGCGCGCAGAGGAGACGTCGAGTCGATCGAAGCGCTGGTGGCGGGCGCGCACCCGCACGTGCAGCGGTTCGCGCGATCGTTGTGCGCCACGCCCGAGGACGCCGAGGACGCCGCGCAGGAGGCGCTGATCGTCCTGTATCGCAAGATCGGAACCTTGCGGGCTTCTGGAGCGCTTGTTTCGTGGATGTTCAGGATCATTCGCAATGAATGCATTCGGCGGGCCCGGCTCATGATGCGCCCCCCTAAGCCGCCGTTCACCGAAGCCACCGCAGTGCCGTCGGCTGAGGACGAGGTGTTCGAGCGGCTGGAGGCCGCGCGGGTGGCGGCGGCGATCGCTGCGCTGCCCGCCGACCAGCGGCAGGTGCTGATCATGCGGGATGTGCAAGGGCTCAGCGGGCGGATGGTCGCCGAGCGGCTGGGGCTCAGCATCGCGGCGATGAAGTCGCGGTTGCATCGTGCCCGTGCGGCGGTGCAGCGCACGTTGTCCGATCCGGCTCCGGGGGATCTCGATGCCGCCTTCTGA
- a CDS encoding LLM class flavin-dependent oxidoreductase, with product MTMRITTSLPETDSGLPAIAMARHLETLGYDAVGMPDLLIGDGTPGFDPALVLAAVAAATSRIKLEFGVLTLPLRPTAWVAAQIQTLQHLSGGRVVLGVGIGGFPGSPFWRAAGGAPRGERGRRTDAALELLPRLIRGEPAEVLAGEKVVLAPAAPVPPILVGGNSEAAMRRAVLYGDGWAPSLIDPRTLAGKAARLREIAEELERPVPSISVGGHAFLANDSAAAVESFVRSLVDVHRMSPDEAASVPVTGAPAQVAERLAAYADAGADAVGLGLDGGDWPRQAELLAEARALAAQGESAG from the coding sequence ATGACGATGCGGATCACCACCAGCCTGCCTGAGACCGATTCCGGCCTCCCCGCCATCGCGATGGCTCGCCACCTGGAAACCCTCGGGTACGACGCCGTCGGGATGCCGGATCTGCTCATCGGCGACGGCACGCCAGGATTCGACCCCGCCCTCGTCCTGGCTGCCGTCGCGGCCGCGACCAGCCGGATCAAGCTGGAATTCGGGGTGCTCACCCTGCCGCTCCGCCCCACGGCCTGGGTCGCGGCGCAGATCCAGACACTCCAGCATCTGTCCGGTGGCCGTGTCGTGCTCGGCGTCGGCATCGGCGGCTTCCCCGGCTCGCCGTTCTGGCGCGCGGCCGGCGGGGCGCCACGAGGAGAGCGCGGCCGCCGTACCGATGCCGCGCTGGAGCTCCTGCCGCGCCTCATTCGGGGCGAACCGGCCGAGGTGCTGGCAGGCGAGAAGGTCGTCCTGGCCCCGGCCGCCCCGGTCCCACCCATCCTGGTCGGCGGGAACTCCGAGGCCGCGATGCGCCGCGCCGTGCTGTACGGGGACGGCTGGGCGCCCTCACTCATCGACCCGCGGACCTTGGCGGGGAAGGCGGCGCGGTTGCGGGAAATCGCCGAGGAGCTCGAGCGGCCGGTCCCCTCGATCTCCGTGGGCGGTCACGCCTTCCTCGCGAACGACTCCGCGGCCGCCGTGGAGTCCTTCGTCCGCTCCCTGGTCGACGTGCACCGGATGTCGCCCGATGAGGCGGCGAGCGTCCCGGTGACCGGCGCTCCCGCGCAGGTGGCCGAGCGCCTGGCCGCGTACGCCGACGCTGGAGCCGACGCGGTCGGGCTCGGCCTCGACGGTGGCGATTGGCCCCGGCAGGCCGAACTGCTCGCCGAGGCCAGAGCCCTGGCAGCGCAGGGTGAGAGCGCGGGTTAG
- the cysS gene encoding cysteine--tRNA ligase, translating to MSLHIYDTSTRAIREFVPVEAGRASIYLCGATVQAPPHIGHIRSGVNFDVLRRWMTRSGYDVTFCRNVTDIDDKIIRVAAQESVPWFVVAERNQRAFTWAYDTLGCLPPTVEPRATGHVPEMITLMQRLIDRGHAYASGGDVYFGVQSYADRYGSLSNQKLDNMRAAADTDDESCKRDPRDFALWKGEKPGEPTWPTPWGPGRPGWHLECSAMATKYLGPTFDIHGGGIDLIFPHHENEIAQSQAAGDGFARYWMHNGMLKIGAEKMSKSLGNSLLIPEMVQKVRPVELRYYLAAPHYRSSIDYSEEALLEAAAAYQRIEGFVTRAAEVIHDVDAHAPLPQAFVDALNDDLGTPQALAVVHEVVREGNVALSRGDKEAVARLLAETQNMLDVLGLDPRSPQWRGAGSDLAPVVDALVAVALEQRKAARARKDYEAADAIRDQLAAAGITVEDTPHGARWELSR from the coding sequence GTGAGCCTGCACATCTACGACACCAGCACGCGCGCCATCCGTGAATTCGTTCCGGTCGAAGCCGGCCGGGCGTCGATTTACCTGTGTGGTGCGACCGTGCAGGCTCCTCCGCACATCGGGCACATCCGCTCAGGTGTGAATTTCGACGTGCTCCGGCGCTGGATGACGCGTTCCGGCTATGACGTGACGTTCTGCCGGAACGTCACGGACATCGACGACAAGATCATCAGAGTGGCGGCCCAGGAGAGCGTGCCCTGGTTCGTGGTGGCCGAGCGCAACCAGCGGGCCTTCACGTGGGCGTACGACACGCTGGGCTGCCTGCCGCCGACCGTCGAGCCGCGCGCCACGGGACACGTGCCCGAGATGATCACGCTGATGCAGCGGCTCATCGACCGCGGCCACGCCTACGCCTCAGGCGGTGACGTCTACTTCGGCGTGCAGTCCTACGCCGACCGCTACGGCTCGCTCTCCAACCAGAAACTGGACAACATGCGGGCCGCGGCCGACACCGACGACGAGTCGTGCAAGCGCGACCCGCGCGACTTCGCCCTGTGGAAGGGCGAGAAGCCGGGCGAGCCGACCTGGCCGACCCCCTGGGGTCCCGGGCGCCCTGGCTGGCACCTGGAGTGCTCGGCCATGGCGACGAAATACCTCGGGCCGACATTCGACATCCACGGGGGCGGGATCGACCTGATCTTCCCGCACCACGAAAACGAGATCGCCCAGTCCCAAGCGGCCGGCGACGGGTTCGCGCGCTACTGGATGCACAACGGCATGCTCAAGATCGGCGCCGAGAAGATGAGCAAGTCGCTCGGCAATTCGCTGCTGATTCCCGAGATGGTGCAGAAAGTGCGCCCCGTGGAGCTTCGCTACTACCTGGCGGCGCCGCATTATCGCTCCTCGATCGATTACTCGGAGGAGGCGCTGCTGGAGGCCGCGGCCGCATACCAGCGCATCGAGGGTTTCGTGACCCGTGCCGCCGAGGTGATCCACGACGTGGACGCGCACGCGCCGTTGCCGCAGGCGTTCGTGGACGCGCTCAACGACGACCTGGGCACGCCCCAGGCGCTCGCGGTCGTGCACGAGGTGGTGCGCGAGGGCAACGTGGCGCTGTCGCGGGGCGACAAGGAGGCCGTGGCCCGGCTGCTGGCCGAGACACAGAACATGCTGGACGTCCTCGGCCTCGACCCGCGCTCGCCGCAGTGGCGTGGAGCCGGGTCGGACCTGGCGCCGGTGGTGGACGCGCTGGTGGCGGTGGCGCTGGAGCAGCGGAAGGCGGCCCGCGCGCGCAAGGACTACGAGGCGGCGGACGCGATCAGGGACCAGTTGGCGGCGGCGGGCATCACGGTGGAGGACACACCGCACGGGGCCCGCTGGGAGCTGTCCCGCTAA
- a CDS encoding PPOX class F420-dependent oxidoreductase — protein MAPLPEEARKLLDAPNYATVTSINPDGGPQSTVVWVRTDGDDVIFSTVKGRRKPRNFERDPRASLLVIDPDDPYRYVEVRGPVAMTPDPEGALIEELSQKYRGLSWEDKPGTERLIVRIRPDRVTVRG, from the coding sequence TGCCCGAAGAAGCACGCAAACTCCTGGACGCTCCGAACTACGCGACCGTGACGAGCATCAACCCCGACGGGGGGCCGCAGTCGACGGTCGTGTGGGTGCGGACGGACGGGGACGACGTGATCTTCTCGACCGTCAAGGGACGCAGGAAGCCGCGTAACTTCGAGCGCGATCCGCGGGCGAGCCTGCTGGTCATCGACCCGGACGACCCGTACAGGTATGTGGAGGTGCGCGGTCCGGTGGCCATGACTCCCGACCCCGAGGGTGCCCTCATCGAGGAGCTCTCGCAGAAGTACCGGGGACTGTCATGGGAGGACAAGCCGGGCACGGAGCGGTTGATTGTCCGGATCCGGCCGGACAGGGTCACGGTGCGGGGCTGA